In Streptomyces sp. SID8374, one genomic interval encodes:
- a CDS encoding cytochrome P450 → MSTAHQAPDILSPEFEANPYQAYRLMRDAFPLFKHEATGSYVISRYEDVEYVFKDRKAEFTTENYDWQIEPVHGRTILQLSGGEHATRRALVAPAFRGSDLREKFLPVIERNSRELIDGFRASGSVDLVADYASRFPVNVIADMLGLDTADYARFHGWYTAVIAFLGNLSGDPEVAEAGERTRVEFAEYMLPIIRDRRENPGDDLLSTLCTAEVDGVRMSDEDVKAFCSLLLAAGGETTDKAIAGIFANLLLHPGQLEAVRADHALIPQAFAETLRFTPPVHMIMRQAATDVELSGGTVPAGATVTCLIGAANRDGSRYRDPDTFDIFRTDLTTTTAFSAAADHLAFALGRHFCVGALLAKAEVEIGVGHLLTAMPDLRLADGFDPVEHGVFTRGPKGLPLRFTPVSG, encoded by the coding sequence ATGTCCACCGCGCACCAGGCGCCCGACATCCTGTCACCGGAGTTCGAGGCGAACCCCTACCAGGCCTACCGCCTGATGCGCGACGCTTTCCCCCTCTTCAAGCACGAGGCCACCGGGAGTTACGTGATCTCGCGCTACGAAGACGTCGAGTACGTCTTCAAGGACAGGAAGGCCGAGTTCACCACCGAGAACTACGACTGGCAGATCGAACCCGTGCACGGACGGACGATCCTTCAGCTCAGCGGGGGCGAGCACGCCACGCGCCGGGCCCTGGTGGCACCCGCCTTCCGGGGCAGCGACCTGCGGGAGAAGTTCTTACCCGTCATCGAACGGAACTCGCGCGAGCTGATCGACGGTTTCCGCGCCTCCGGTTCGGTCGACCTGGTCGCCGACTACGCGAGCCGTTTCCCGGTCAATGTCATCGCGGACATGCTGGGTCTGGACACAGCCGACTACGCGCGATTCCACGGCTGGTACACGGCTGTCATCGCCTTTCTCGGCAATCTGTCGGGCGATCCGGAGGTGGCCGAGGCAGGTGAGCGGACGCGTGTCGAATTCGCGGAGTACATGCTGCCGATCATCCGGGACCGGCGGGAGAACCCGGGCGACGACCTGCTGTCCACGCTGTGCACCGCCGAGGTCGACGGCGTCCGGATGAGCGACGAGGACGTCAAGGCGTTCTGTAGCCTGCTGCTCGCCGCCGGGGGCGAGACCACCGACAAGGCGATCGCCGGGATCTTCGCCAACCTGCTGCTCCACCCGGGGCAGTTGGAGGCGGTCCGCGCCGACCACGCCCTCATCCCCCAGGCGTTCGCCGAGACGCTGCGGTTCACCCCGCCGGTCCACATGATCATGCGGCAGGCGGCGACGGACGTGGAGCTCAGCGGCGGCACCGTACCCGCGGGAGCCACCGTCACCTGCCTGATCGGCGCCGCCAACCGCGACGGGAGCCGCTACCGCGACCCCGACACCTTCGACATCTTCCGCACCGACCTGACCACCACGACCGCCTTCTCGGCGGCGGCCGACCATCTCGCCTTCGCGCTCGGCCGCCACTTCTGCGTGGGCGCCCTGCTGGCCAAGGCGGAAGTCGAGATCGGCGTCGGCCACCTGCTGACCGCAATGCCCGACCTGCGCCTCGCCGACGGCTTCGACCCGGTGGAGCACGGCGTCTTCACCCGCGGCCCGAAGGGCCTGCCGCTCCGCTTCACCCCGGTGTCCGGCTGA
- a CDS encoding LacI family DNA-binding transcriptional regulator, producing the protein MTSRTVTLLDVARAAGVSKSTVSDALQGSGRVAEATRNRVRAVAAELGYRPNSAARRLRRSSTGAIGLHLPQTATRLDYYMNLAFGAVARAQEEGFDVVLLAPEGAAGGPVASRVDGLLVIDPEVDDSAVPGLLDAGVPVVTGERYLGPSAAPTGAVVCDNAASLTALLDHVTERGARRPAVLAPAGTSAWATALRTTAASWGQEHGVDVALRTVPFAATPGEAEETTLALLRADPAVDAVICAPDGAAPGVLRAAATLGRTVGGASARTGEGSASAHAGGTTPGHAADGTGIPLRTADGTGTHPRTPLRTADGTGAHPRTLLVASCVDGTATRSAEPPVTAVDLRPAAYGRACAELLCDILAGRTEPDTVRRHAWALETRASTVTPA; encoded by the coding sequence GTGACCTCCCGGACCGTGACCCTGCTTGATGTAGCCCGCGCCGCCGGGGTCTCCAAGAGCACCGTCTCCGACGCCCTCCAGGGCTCGGGGCGCGTCGCGGAGGCGACCAGGAACCGGGTCCGCGCGGTGGCGGCGGAGCTGGGCTACCGGCCCAACAGCGCGGCCCGGCGGCTGCGCCGCTCCAGCACCGGGGCGATCGGGCTGCACCTGCCGCAGACCGCGACCCGGCTGGACTACTACATGAACCTCGCCTTCGGGGCCGTAGCGCGCGCCCAGGAGGAAGGGTTCGACGTGGTCCTGCTCGCCCCGGAAGGAGCGGCCGGCGGACCGGTCGCCTCACGGGTCGACGGGCTCCTGGTCATCGACCCCGAGGTGGACGACAGCGCCGTGCCGGGGCTGCTGGACGCGGGCGTTCCGGTGGTGACCGGGGAGCGCTACCTCGGCCCCTCCGCCGCCCCCACCGGTGCCGTGGTCTGCGACAACGCCGCCTCGCTCACCGCACTCCTGGACCACGTCACCGAGCGAGGCGCCCGCCGCCCCGCCGTCTTGGCCCCCGCGGGCACCTCCGCCTGGGCCACCGCCCTGCGCACCACCGCCGCCTCCTGGGGCCAGGAGCACGGGGTGGACGTGGCGCTGCGGACCGTGCCGTTCGCCGCCACCCCGGGTGAGGCCGAGGAGACCACGCTGGCCCTGCTGCGGGCGGACCCGGCGGTGGACGCGGTGATCTGCGCCCCGGACGGCGCGGCCCCGGGCGTCCTGCGGGCGGCGGCGACGCTGGGCCGTACGGTGGGCGGCGCTTCTGCCCGTACGGGCGAGGGGAGCGCCTCGGCCCACGCGGGCGGGACCACCCCGGGCCACGCGGCCGACGGGACCGGCATCCCCCTCCGTACCGCCGACGGGACGGGCACCCACCCCCGTACCCCCCTCCGCACAGCCGACGGGACCGGCGCTCACCCCCGTACCCTCCTCGTCGCCTCCTGCGTCGACGGCACCGCCACCCGCTCCGCCGAGCCGCCCGTCACCGCGGTCGACCTGCGCCCCGCCGCGTACGGGCGCGCCTGCGCCGAGCTGCTCTGCGACATCCTGGCGGGCCGCACCGAACCCGACACGGTCCGCCGCCACGCCTGGGCGCTGGAGACGCGGGCCTCCACCGTCACGCCCGCCTGA
- a CDS encoding carbon-nitrogen hydrolase, translating into MRLITAYNPPASPTRTRPAERAPLRVAAVQQRWHRDPAEHRAALREGIRLAAAEGARVVCLQELTLSPYFAVLRRADHPAPAEPEELLTGPTFTFAAEAAREYGVYVHASLYEKAPAPGGQDDGLGYNTAILVAPDGTLAQRTRKTHIPVTEGYYEDDWFRAGPAGEDAFPLVTVDEARFGLPTCWDQWFPELARAYSLAGADVLVYPTAIGSEPGFPGFDSQPLWQKVITGNAIANATFMVVPNRIGAENGLTFYGSSFIVDPYGRVLAQAPRDEPAVLVADLDLDARRDWLELFPFLTTRRPDAYGPLTVTD; encoded by the coding sequence ATGCGTCTGATCACCGCGTACAACCCGCCCGCCTCCCCGACCCGGACCCGCCCCGCCGAGCGCGCCCCCCTGCGCGTCGCGGCCGTCCAGCAGCGGTGGCACCGCGACCCCGCCGAGCACCGCGCCGCCCTGCGCGAGGGCATCCGTCTCGCCGCCGCCGAGGGGGCGCGGGTCGTCTGCCTCCAGGAGCTGACGCTCTCGCCGTACTTCGCCGTCCTCCGCCGCGCCGACCACCCCGCACCGGCCGAGCCGGAGGAGCTGCTGACCGGCCCCACCTTCACCTTCGCCGCCGAGGCCGCCCGCGAGTACGGGGTGTACGTCCACGCCTCCCTGTACGAGAAGGCCCCGGCGCCCGGCGGCCAGGACGACGGCCTCGGCTACAACACCGCGATCCTGGTCGCCCCCGACGGCACCCTCGCCCAGCGCACCCGCAAGACCCACATCCCGGTCACGGAGGGGTACTACGAGGACGACTGGTTCCGGGCCGGACCCGCGGGCGAAGACGCCTTCCCGCTGGTCACGGTCGACGAGGCCCGCTTCGGGCTGCCGACCTGCTGGGACCAGTGGTTCCCGGAGCTGGCGCGCGCCTACTCGCTGGCCGGGGCCGACGTCCTCGTCTACCCGACCGCCATCGGCTCCGAGCCCGGCTTCCCCGGCTTCGACTCCCAGCCGCTCTGGCAGAAGGTGATCACCGGCAACGCGATCGCCAACGCCACCTTCATGGTCGTGCCCAACCGGATCGGCGCTGAGAACGGGCTCACCTTCTACGGCAGCTCCTTCATCGTCGACCCGTACGGCCGTGTCCTGGCCCAGGCGCCCCGCGACGAGCCCGCCGTCCTGGTCGCGGACCTCGACCTCGACGCGCGCCGCGACTGGCTGGAGCTGTTCCCGTTCCTGACCACCCGCCGTCCGGACGCGTACGGTCCGCTCACGGTGACGGACTGA
- a CDS encoding oxidoreductase: protein MTSTSSASTTAPITAAASGRWPLGDLPVNRIGFGTMRLPQTGGALVPDAVPRDREAAIAVLRRAVDLGVNHIDTAAFYFSPLRSANELINSALAPYADDLVITTKVGPARDETGQWADHARTPEALRGQVEENLRQLGRDHLDVVNLRIVGKDSIAERFGALAELRRAGLIRHLGLSNVTPAHLAEAQAIAPVVCVQNRYGIGMRPEDDTFVRDCGEQGIAFVPFYAIAAAGGEGGATGAEAAEVLAVARAHGVSPAQVRLAWTLHRGPHVLAIPGTGDLDHLAANVAAGALRLSVDELELLETSHRSAVTG, encoded by the coding sequence ATGACTTCCACGAGCTCCGCGAGCACCACCGCACCGATCACCGCGGCCGCGTCCGGCCGTTGGCCCCTCGGGGATCTGCCGGTCAACCGCATCGGCTTCGGCACGATGCGGCTGCCGCAGACCGGCGGGGCGCTCGTGCCCGACGCCGTCCCCCGCGACCGCGAGGCAGCCATCGCCGTGCTGCGCCGGGCCGTCGATCTCGGCGTCAACCACATAGACACCGCCGCCTTCTACTTCTCCCCGCTGCGCTCGGCCAACGAGCTGATCAACAGCGCCCTCGCCCCCTACGCGGACGACCTCGTGATCACCACCAAGGTCGGCCCGGCCCGCGATGAGACAGGGCAGTGGGCGGACCACGCCCGCACCCCCGAGGCGCTACGCGGCCAGGTCGAGGAGAACCTCCGCCAGCTCGGCCGCGACCACCTCGACGTGGTGAACCTGCGGATCGTCGGCAAGGACTCGATCGCCGAGCGCTTCGGTGCTCTGGCCGAGCTGCGCCGGGCCGGGCTCATCCGCCACCTCGGCCTCTCCAACGTCACCCCCGCCCACCTCGCCGAGGCCCAGGCCATCGCCCCGGTGGTCTGCGTGCAGAACCGGTACGGGATCGGCATGCGGCCCGAGGACGACACGTTCGTCCGGGACTGCGGCGAGCAGGGGATCGCGTTCGTCCCCTTCTACGCGATAGCCGCGGCCGGCGGGGAGGGCGGCGCGACCGGGGCCGAGGCCGCCGAGGTGCTCGCCGTCGCGCGGGCGCACGGGGTGAGCCCGGCGCAGGTCCGGCTGGCGTGGACCCTGCACCGGGGCCCGCATGTGCTGGCCATCCCCGGCACCGGCGACCTCGACCACCTCGCCGCCAACGTGGCCGCCGGAGCCCTGCGGCTCTCCGTGGACGAGCTGGAACTCCTGGAGACCTCGCACCGGAGCGCGGTGACCGGCTGA
- a CDS encoding LLM class flavin-dependent oxidoreductase: protein MTGTTGVTDPKGAPAAATGTPDGAPLHLAVALDGAGWHPAAWREEGARPGELLDAAYWADLVAEAEHGLIDFVTFEDALGLQSAAFHLPDDRTDQVRGSIDAVLLAAHLAPLTTHIGLVPTTNVTHTEPFHLAIGIATLDHASKGRAGWRPQISSRASDAAHFGRRTTPQLTEDDVTDSELISQPLRALFAEGAEVVEAARQLWDSWEDGAEIRDAATGRFLDRDKVHHIDFQGANFSVKGPSITPRTPQGQPLVVSLAHATTPYEFAALSSDVVAVTPHDRPGTAAILAQVAEAVERTGRDVVERPLRTFADLIVFLDDEPGSAARRKARLDEVAGAELASDAEIFTGTPAELADLLLDWRSTGLDGFRLRPGALPHDLTAITRGLVPELQRRGVFRTEYASTTLRGHLGLPRPTSRYAKAG from the coding sequence ATGACCGGCACGACCGGCGTGACCGACCCGAAGGGCGCCCCGGCCGCCGCCACGGGCACCCCCGATGGCGCCCCCCTGCACCTGGCGGTCGCCCTCGACGGCGCGGGCTGGCACCCGGCGGCCTGGCGCGAGGAGGGCGCCCGCCCCGGCGAACTCCTCGACGCCGCGTACTGGGCCGACCTGGTCGCCGAGGCCGAGCATGGCCTGATCGACTTCGTCACCTTCGAGGACGCGCTCGGCCTCCAGTCCGCCGCCTTCCACCTGCCCGACGACCGCACCGACCAGGTCAGGGGCAGCATCGACGCGGTGCTGCTCGCCGCCCACCTGGCCCCGCTCACCACGCACATCGGCCTGGTCCCGACCACCAACGTCACCCACACCGAACCGTTCCACCTCGCCATCGGCATCGCCACCCTCGACCACGCGAGCAAGGGCCGGGCCGGCTGGCGCCCCCAGATCTCGTCCCGCGCCTCCGACGCCGCCCACTTCGGCCGCCGCACCACACCCCAGCTCACCGAGGACGACGTCACCGACTCGGAGCTGATCTCCCAGCCGCTGCGGGCACTGTTCGCGGAGGGCGCCGAGGTGGTGGAGGCGGCACGGCAGCTCTGGGACAGCTGGGAGGACGGAGCCGAGATACGGGACGCGGCGACGGGCCGCTTCCTGGACCGCGACAAGGTCCACCACATCGACTTCCAGGGCGCGAACTTCAGCGTGAAGGGCCCCTCCATCACCCCGCGCACCCCCCAGGGCCAGCCGCTGGTGGTGAGCCTGGCGCACGCCACGACCCCGTACGAGTTCGCCGCGCTCAGCTCCGACGTCGTCGCCGTCACCCCGCACGACCGGCCGGGCACGGCGGCGATCCTCGCCCAGGTCGCCGAGGCGGTGGAGCGCACCGGCCGGGACGTGGTGGAACGCCCGCTGCGCACCTTCGCGGACCTCATCGTCTTCCTGGACGACGAACCGGGCTCCGCCGCACGCCGCAAGGCCCGCCTGGACGAGGTGGCCGGGGCCGAACTCGCCTCGGACGCCGAGATCTTCACCGGCACCCCCGCCGAACTGGCCGACCTCCTCCTCGACTGGCGCTCCACCGGCCTGGACGGCTTCCGCCTCCGCCCGGGCGCCCTGCCGCACGACCTCACGGCGATCACCCGGGGCCTGGTCCCGGAGCTGCAACGGCGCGGGGTGTTCCGTACGGAGTACGCGTCCACCACGCTCCGCGGCCACCTGGGCCTGCCCCGGCCCACCAGCCGCTACGCGAAGGCGGGTTGA
- a CDS encoding NtaA/DmoA family FMN-dependent monooxygenase (This protein belongs to a clade of FMN-dependent monooxygenases, within a broader family of flavin-dependent oxidoreductases, the luciferase-like monooxygenase (LMM) family, some of whose members use coenzyme F420 rather than FMN.) — protein MPATAKKQVHLAAQLPGIHNVTVWSDPRSESQIAIDSFIRLAQTIERGKFDFFFLAEGLRLREHKGQVYDLDIAGRPENLTVLSALAAVTTHLGLAATVNATFNEPYEVARRFATLDRLSGGRAAWNVVTSYDAFTGENFRRGGFLPEADRYTRAAEFLTTARELWDSWSGGDLKADAATGEFTAPGAGRFAHRGQHFDISGRFTTPPGPQGHPVIIQSGESDAGREFAASDAEVIFSKHNRIDAARDFYRDVKRRLAKYGRSPDDLLILPTANAVVADTDEEAAAYAEEISRELVSPQTAIAHLEAVWGRDLSAYDPDGPLPDIEPEDDAHFLKGHSVFRKGRAETARQWRKLAEERNFSIRELVIEVGGRQTFVGSPQTVADAIDDYVQTEGADGFVLVPHLTPGGLDDFVDRVVPILQEKGVHRDDYTGTTLRDHLGLSAAPRPAGWGGPGQPLRDERLRAESVRDRPARDQPLRDQSVRDQSVRDQPLRDQKETSA, from the coding sequence GTGCCCGCCACCGCCAAGAAACAGGTGCATCTCGCAGCGCAGCTGCCCGGCATCCACAATGTGACCGTCTGGTCGGACCCGCGCTCCGAGAGCCAGATAGCCATCGACTCCTTCATCCGGCTCGCGCAGACCATCGAACGCGGCAAGTTCGACTTCTTCTTCCTTGCCGAAGGGCTGCGGCTGCGCGAGCACAAGGGGCAGGTCTACGACCTGGACATCGCGGGACGCCCCGAGAACCTGACCGTGCTGAGCGCCCTGGCCGCCGTCACCACCCACCTGGGCCTGGCCGCCACGGTCAACGCCACCTTCAACGAGCCGTACGAGGTGGCGCGCCGGTTCGCCACCCTGGACCGGCTCAGCGGCGGCCGGGCCGCCTGGAACGTGGTCACCAGCTACGACGCGTTCACCGGCGAGAACTTCCGCCGGGGCGGCTTCCTCCCCGAGGCCGACCGCTACACCCGGGCCGCCGAATTCCTCACCACGGCAAGGGAGTTGTGGGACAGCTGGTCGGGCGGCGACCTGAAGGCCGATGCGGCGACCGGTGAGTTCACCGCCCCCGGGGCCGGCCGCTTCGCCCACCGGGGCCAGCACTTCGACATCTCCGGCCGCTTCACCACCCCGCCCGGCCCGCAGGGCCACCCGGTGATCATCCAGTCCGGCGAGTCCGACGCGGGCCGGGAGTTCGCCGCGTCGGACGCCGAGGTCATCTTCAGCAAGCACAACCGGATCGACGCGGCCCGGGACTTCTACCGGGATGTGAAGCGGCGCCTGGCAAAGTACGGCCGGAGCCCGGACGATCTGCTGATCCTCCCCACCGCCAACGCGGTCGTCGCGGACACCGACGAGGAGGCCGCCGCGTACGCGGAGGAGATCAGCCGCGAGCTGGTCAGCCCGCAGACCGCGATCGCCCACCTGGAGGCGGTCTGGGGCCGCGACCTGTCCGCGTACGACCCGGACGGCCCGCTCCCCGACATCGAACCCGAGGACGACGCCCACTTCCTGAAGGGGCACTCCGTCTTCCGCAAGGGCCGGGCGGAGACGGCCCGGCAGTGGCGCAAGCTCGCCGAGGAGCGGAACTTCTCCATCCGGGAGCTGGTCATCGAGGTGGGCGGGCGCCAGACGTTCGTCGGCAGCCCGCAGACGGTCGCCGACGCCATCGACGACTACGTGCAGACCGAGGGCGCCGACGGCTTCGTCCTGGTCCCCCATCTGACGCCCGGCGGCCTGGACGACTTCGTGGACCGGGTGGTGCCGATCCTCCAGGAGAAGGGCGTCCACCGCGACGACTACACCGGCACGACGCTCCGGGACCACCTGGGCCTGTCCGCCGCACCCCGCCCGGCCGGATGGGGCGGCCCCGGACAGCCCCTGCGCGACGAGCGTCTGCGCGCCGAGTCCGTACGCGACCGTCCCGCACGCGACCAGCCCCTGCGCGACCAGTCCGTACGCGACCAATCCGTACGCGACCAGCCCCTGCGCGACCAGAAGGAGACCTCCGCATGA
- a CDS encoding fumarylacetoacetate (FAA) hydrolase — translation MPHSHLPVLFEALYDGARHVGFGRPEEGVQQTLYRVEDGQVAAAFIATDGSEEALRAALTEGAATVVVTAGDPELRLLPPLLPQATGNALLSGFMGTHKKKWGGETAPEDGEFTPPKWFFKGFGDWVKLPGEDLVVPARPVALIEEPEIALVYVNDADGTPHYAGYTFGNDLCDIGLHRQDPGYNPYCKLCDTALTPWLFLGPPPRTVTGRVTIVRDGATAWEGPFDCGDDALYYRIQDMADHLFTFPAVRRPGLVNYVLLGADEASFHDGFRIAGGDRIAIDVKSHGVAFENQVRYVSPAPSTTPAAAPAPEAAEAPAPVATA, via the coding sequence ATGCCCCACTCCCACCTCCCCGTCCTCTTCGAGGCCCTGTACGACGGCGCACGCCATGTCGGCTTCGGCCGCCCCGAGGAGGGCGTGCAGCAGACCCTGTACCGGGTGGAGGACGGCCAGGTCGCCGCCGCCTTCATCGCCACCGACGGCTCGGAGGAGGCGCTGCGGGCCGCGCTCACCGAGGGTGCGGCGACCGTCGTCGTCACGGCCGGGGACCCGGAGCTGCGCCTGCTGCCGCCCCTGCTCCCGCAGGCCACCGGCAACGCCCTACTGAGCGGTTTCATGGGCACGCACAAGAAGAAGTGGGGCGGCGAAACCGCCCCGGAGGACGGCGAGTTCACCCCGCCCAAGTGGTTCTTCAAGGGGTTCGGCGACTGGGTGAAGCTGCCCGGCGAGGATCTGGTCGTCCCGGCCCGCCCGGTCGCCCTCATCGAGGAGCCGGAGATCGCCCTCGTCTACGTCAACGACGCCGACGGCACCCCGCACTACGCCGGCTACACCTTCGGCAACGACCTGTGCGACATCGGCCTGCACCGCCAGGACCCGGGCTACAACCCGTACTGCAAGCTGTGCGACACCGCCCTCACCCCGTGGCTCTTCCTCGGCCCGCCGCCGCGCACGGTGACCGGCCGGGTCACCATCGTCCGCGACGGCGCGACGGCCTGGGAGGGCCCGTTCGACTGCGGCGACGACGCCCTCTACTACCGGATCCAGGACATGGCGGACCACCTGTTCACCTTCCCTGCGGTACGGCGGCCCGGGCTGGTCAACTACGTGCTCCTGGGCGCCGACGAAGCGAGCTTCCACGACGGGTTCCGGATCGCCGGCGGCGACCGCATCGCCATCGACGTGAAGAGCCACGGGGTCGCCTTCGAGAACCAGGTGCGGTACGTCTCCCCGGCCCCGTCCACCACCCCGGCCGCCGCTCCCGCGCCGGAGGCCGCAGAGGCACCGGCGCCTGTCGCCACGGCATGA